The following are encoded together in the Anabrus simplex isolate iqAnaSimp1 chromosome 5, ASM4041472v1, whole genome shotgun sequence genome:
- the LOC136874160 gene encoding chondroitin proteoglycan 2-like produces MKAFALATLLAALCITQCLAAGDLPSCPPPGEGDIQLFPKPDNCSQYYECDNGKLLIMECPPGLEFNAANRTCDYPWSANCKVSRLVLVLQEEKEADLPDCPPPGEGDVQLFPKPDNCSQYYECDNGHPVVMECPPGLEFNAANDTCDYPWSANCKVSPVVLVLREKKEADLPDCPPPGEGDVQLFPKPDNCSQYYECDNGNPVVMECPPGLEFNAANDTCDYPWSANCKVSPVVLVLREEKEADLPDCPPPGEGDVQLFPKPDNCSQYYECDNGHPVVMECPPGLEFNAANDTCDYPWSANCKVSPVVLVLREEKEADLPDCPPPGEGDVQLFPKPDNCSQYYECDNGHPVVMECPPGLEFNAANDTCDYPWSANCKVSPVVLVLREEKEADLPDCPPPGEGDVQLFPKPDNCSQYYECDNGHPVVMECPPGLEFNAANDTCDYPWSANCQTSRVALVIKQAREDLPTCPPPGEGDIQLFPKPDNCSQYYECDNGKLLIMDCPPGLEFNAANRTCDYDWSANCKESRVIQIQHEGIKVHYRLPSVFLFDEILRKEELDEPHHK; encoded by the exons ATGAAAG CTTTCGCTCTTGCAACGCTGCTGGCAGCGTTGTGCATCACGCAGTGCTTGGCAGCGGGTGATTTACCAAGCTGTCCTCCTCCAGGAGAAGGGGATATTCAGCTCTTCCCAAAGCCCGACAACTGCAGCCAGTACTACGAGTGTGACAACGGAAAGCTGTTGATCATGGAGTGCCCTCCAGGTCTTGAGTTCAATGCTGCAAACAGAACATGTGATTACCCTTGGTCTGCAAACTGCAAAGTTTCTCGGCTGGTTCTCGTCCTCCAGGAGGAAAAGGAAGCCGATCTTCCAGATTGCCCTCCACCTGGCGAAGGAGATGTTCAACTGTTTCCAAAGCCTGACAACTGCAGCCAGTATTACGAGTGTGACAATGGGCATCCCGTTGTCATGGAGTGCCCACCTGGTCTTGAGTTCAATGCTGCCAACGATACCTGCGATTATCCCTGGTCTGCAAACTGCAAAGTTTCTCCGGTGGTTCTAGTTCTCCGGGAGAAAAAGGAAGCCGATCTCCCAGATTGCCCTCCACCTGGTGAAGGAGATGTTCAACTGTTCCCAAAGCCTGACAACTGCAGCCAGTATTACGAGTGTGACAATGGGAATCCCGTTGTCATGGAGTGCCCACCTGGTCTTGAGTTCAATGCTGCCAACGATACCTGCGATTATCCCTGGTCTGCTAACTGCAAAGTTTCTCCGGTGGTTCTAGTTCTCCGGGAGGAAAAGGAAGCCGATCTCCCAGATTGCCCTCCACCTGGTGAAGGAGATGTTCAACTGTTCCCAAAGCCTGACAACTGCAGCCAGTACTACGAGTGTGACAATGGGCATCCCGTTGTCATGGAGTGCCCACCTGGTCTTGAGTTCAATGCTGCTAACGATACCTGCGATTATCCCTGGTCTGCAAACTGTAAAGTTTCTCCGGTGGTTCTAGTTCTCCGGGAGGAAAAGGAAGCCGATCTCCCAGATTGCCCTCCACCTGGTGAAGGAGATGTTCAACTGTTCCCAAAGCCTGACAACTGCAGCCAGTACTACGAGTGTGACAATGGGCATCCCGTTGTCATGGAGTGCCCACCTGGTCTTGAGTTCAATGCTGCCAACGATACCTGCGATTATCCCTGGTCTGCAAACTGCAAAGTTTCTCCGGTGGTTCTAGTTCTCCGGGAGGAAAAGGAAGCCGATCTCCCAGATTGCCCTCCACCTGGTGAAGGAGATGTTCAACTGTTCCCAAAGCCTGACAACTGCAGCCAGTACTACGAGTGTGACAATGGGCATCCCGTTGTCATGGAGTGCCCACCTGGTCTTGAGTTCAATGCTGCCAACGATACCTGTGATTACCCCTGGTCTGCAAACTGTCAAACTTCTCGGGTTGCCCTAGTCATCAAACAAGCACGAGAAGATCTCCCTACTTGCCCTCCACCAGGTGAAGGAGATATCCAGCTATTTCCAAAACCAGACAACTGCAGTCAATACTACGAGTGTGACAACGGAAAGCTGTTGATCATGGATTGCCCTCCAGGTCTTGAGTTCAACGCTGCTAACAGAACATGTGATTATGATTGGTCTGCCAACTGTAAAGAGTCCCGCGTTATACAGATCCAACACGAAGGTATTAAGGTCCATTATAGACTACCATCTGTTTTCCTTTTTGACGAAATTCTGAGAAAGGAAGAACTTGACGAACCACATCACAAATGA